One Ostrea edulis chromosome 2, xbOstEdul1.1, whole genome shotgun sequence genomic region harbors:
- the LOC125681324 gene encoding sulfite oxidase-like, which translates to MYKTISFFNRGLSWKELGKNVGRLHARSRIQGQTKAWIRPLSMTSINQAHANTSHNINERNTSDDNDSDQLHAKWKVFVALSVAGGLLWQMRKKMLTVEAAQIETAGALKKGLPIYTLAEVAKHDNKEKRIWVTYKNGVYDITDYVSNHPGGSRILLAAGSSLEPYWNMYAAHKKDEIYEMLEELRIGNITEKPKEEKMDSKDPYANEPKRHLALKPSSKKPFNAEPPLSLLRYSFITPNDLFFVRNHLPVPDIDPQKYQLTISNVGSKKSVNLSLNQLKRNFKKTPVASIVQCAGNRRSEMVNIKPVKGLNWGAAAISNANWAGACLDDVLKKAGIDIETVNAKHIIFDGADADPTGANYGASIPIDMARRLKKDIIIAYEMNGEDIPRDHGFPVRVIIPGVVGARQVKWLCKITLSEEESTCHWQQRDYKGFHSSIDWHNVDFSTVPAIQELPVQSVICEPDAGSVLEDNEEVTVKGYAWSGGGRGIVRVDLSTDGGKTWHSAELSPPEQPLYKTYAWTFWEGTIPLPKNHKGEVEIICKAVDSSYNVQPDNVEGIWNLRGVLSNAWHRVNVKVPKS; encoded by the exons ATGTACAAGACAATAAGCTTTTTCAATAGAGGATTGTCATGGAAGGAACTTGGTAAAAATGTTGGCAGACTGCACGCTCGATCTCGAATTCAAGGACAGACAAAAGCATGGATCCGTCCGTTGTCCATGACGTCCATAAACCAAGCACATGCGAACACCTCTCACAACATTAACGAACGCAATACTTCAGATGATAATGACAGCGATCAGCTTCATGCCAAATGGAAAGTTTTTGTAGCATTGAGTGTCGCAG GGGGTTTGCTATGGCAGATGCGGAAGAAGATGCTCACAGTAGAGGCTGCACAAATAGAGACAGCAGGTGCTCTAAAGAAAGGATTGCCTATTTACACACTGGCTGAAGTCGCTAAACACGATAACAAAGAAAAACGGATTTGG GTTACATACAAAAATGGTGTCTATGACATCACAGATTATGTGTCAAACCATCCTGGAGGATCTAGGATTCTACTGGCTGCTGGTTCCTCTCTGGAGCCCTACTGGAATATGTATGCAGCCCACAAGAAAGACGAGATCTATGAGATGCTGGAGGAATTGAGAATTGGCAACATAACAGAAAAACCAAAGGAGGAAAAAATGGACAGCAAGGATCCATATGCTAATGAGCCAAAACGACACTTGGCTTTAAAGCCAAGTTCTAAGAAGCCATTCAATGCTGAGCCTCCCCTTTCACTCCTGAGGTACAGTTTTATCACACCAAATGATTTATTCTTTGTTAGGAACCATCTCCCTGTACCAGATATTGATCCACAGAAGTACCAGCTGACAATATCTAATGTTGGATCAAAGAAGTCTGTTAATCTTAGTCTGAATCAATTGAAAAGAAACTTCAAGAAAACACCTGTAGCCTCTATTGTTCAATGTGCAGGGAATCGCAGAAGTGAAATGGTGAACATTAAGCCTGTCAAAGGTCTTAACTGGGGAGCTGCTGCTATTAGCAATGCCAATTGGGCAGGTGCTTGTCTTGATGATGTCTTGAAAAAAGCTGGTATAGACATTGAGACAGTGAATGCTAAGCATATAATATTTGACGGGGCTGATGCTGACCCCACAGGGGCAAATTATGGGGCATCTATTCCTATTGATATGGCCAGAAGACTGAAGAAAGATATCATCATTGCTTATGAGATGAATGGTGAGGACATTCCACGAGATCATGGATTTCCGGTCCGTGTTATTATTCCAGGGGTGGTGGGAGCCAGGCAG GTGAAGTGGTTGTGCAAAATTACATTAAGTGAAGAGGAAAGCACCTGTCACTGGCAGCAGAGAGATTACAAAGGGTTCCATTCTTCCATTGACTGGCATAATGTAGATTTCAG CACTGTCCCTGCAATCCAAGAATTGCCTGTTCAGTCTGTCATCTGTGAACCTGATGCGGGCTCCGTCCTGGAGGACAATGAAGAGGTCACTGTCAAAGGTTATGCATGGAGTGGTGGTGGGCGTGGTATCGTGAGGGTGGACTTGTCAACTGACGGAGGGAAGACTTGGCACTCTGCAGAGTTATCTCCTCCTGAGCAACCTCTGTACAAGACGTACGCGTGGACCTTCTGGGAGGGGACGATTCCTCTACCCAAAAACCACAAGGGGGAGGTGGAGATCATTTGTAAGGCAGTGGATTCCTCTTACAATGTCCAGCCAGACAATGTAGAGGGGATCTGGAATTTGAGGGGGGTGTTGAGTAATGCCTGGCATAGGGTTAATGTTAAAGTACCAAAGTCCTAA
- the LOC125682012 gene encoding uncharacterized protein LOC125682012, translating into MSSTLIWLLTLFFVFRKACACVLPSEWDGLMYDSRKGDVMLNHAASNVQSGWNLTSYSSTVTSWTCVEHSGDVYLFSGDQGIDVFGALHAGYLCLNVTEITEKSFYYQIIADEQVNAGNERAIVVPTGTIVTIANHCSANNTPGAEEFHVILKPGNLTATKQYCADPFLGTFTYSHNTGSTETCGSNSQVDVCEDRTTMKFNYSLCSTEQGFSQEGILYCVYYTQSGSVYYNLVINPGTLGAGHQRFTCYAVASNGGQVFASDDAGSCAKGQNPYNKTTDGSGILVMQPLVLCRKYDQNQY; encoded by the exons ATGTCTTCAACACTTATTTGGTTGCTGACTTTATTTTTCGTGTTCCGAAAGGCTT GTGCGTGTGTTCTACCCTCTGAATGGGATGGTTTAATGTATGACAGTCGTAAAGGAGATGTGATGTTAAACCATGCCGCCTCCAATGTCCAATCAGGTTGGAATCTGACGTCATATTCGTCTACTGTGACATCATGGACATGCGTAGAGCATTCAGGAGACGTATATCTATTCAG TGGCGATCAAGGAATTGATGTGTTCGGAGCTTTACACGCAGGATATCTCTGTTTGAACGTGACCGAGATAACAGAAAAGTCATTTTACTATCAAATAATCGCAG ATGAACAGGTGAATGCTGGCAATGAGCGTGCTATTGTTGTGCCTACTGGGACCATTGTAACCATAGCTAATCATTGCTCTGCTAATAACACACCCGGTGCCGAGGAGTTCCACGTAATCCTTAAACCAG GCAATTTGACAGCCACCAAACAGTATTGTGCCGATCCATTTCTGGGAACGTTTACGTATTCGCATAACACGGGCAGTACTGAAACCTGTGGTTCCAATTCGCAGGTGGATGTTTGTGAAGACAGGACTACCATGAAGTTTAACTACAGTCTCTGTTCAACAGAACAAGGATTCTCAC AGGAAGGAATTTTGTACTGTGTCTACTACACACAGAGCGGTTCCGTTTATTACAACCTGGTCATTAATCCTGGAACGCTAGGTGCAGGTCATCAGCGATTTACCTGTTAT GCGGTGGCATCGAATGGGGGACAGGTGTTTGCCAGCGACGATGCCGGAAGTTGTGCTAAAGGTCAAAATCCGTACAATAAGACTACAGACGGCAGCGGGATACTGGTTATGCAACCATTAG TTTTATGCCGTAAGTATGACCAAAATCAAtattga
- the LOC125682387 gene encoding uncharacterized protein LOC125682387 — MNVAVFIALHLGVSSQVVGLCTFPEEWDGLWYDSRTTDVTLNQSSSAVQSGWTLQAYSSSVTSWTCMEQSSDTYLIKGDQEVDVFGSPHAAYLCLAVTKVTGASYRYTIVADEQVNAGGERVSIISITRNATITSDCTAVSPPGLEEYHVIIKADNVSDVKQYFPEPLLATLYNSNYTKTDPTCDSDVILDMCSDRTEMNRTECSAGNGQVLDSLHQCVTYVQDGSQYFVSVLNPAVVGSSQQHFRCLAVTKLNNQIFISDNNGSCAKNQDPQVKQANGTEVLVMYANVLCPFVTNPEEDDVDVGLIVGILIASLVFLTTIIAICICCLRKKYRDKIWTFFRTKCQRRIQQKDVQTSKLFMVKKSSTNESNDDTDIDRKESKTSSILFDNWKKTKDFSKVRLTNKENEDDLQDNGSRKTVTMTTPVEFLDDTKGDIETGKAPVDERGGIRSDTGVDHAISMNEIEDEDVTFQLEKTSEGKPEFRRQTTEDDMEQLRRINKQVNFEKHLFKKEDTPLDSEMTASERIYFEKSVFANQNVEAEMYLNETVESRSLPIIVEAHEDKDIPELELESISSSPIHTTDSVSVCQQQPLSQIDNGEDAGEIKGMVIEEMEFSLTEEQITARSSLSVALSSRLSSRKVSTAETIAKGLRESISPSKQTSGKMKKQRTSSRYSLHSAPELRLKSYKYPKQSSSDSPVITRTSSKMSKLKIATLKRKRQEFNDVPRPAKMKFRWI, encoded by the exons ATGAATGTTGCTGTATTCATAGCATTACATCTTGGAGTTTCAAGTCAAGTCG TCGGCCTCTGCACTTTTCCAGAAGAATGGGATGGACTTTGGTATGATAGCCGTACAACAGATGTAACACTCAATCAAAGCTCGTCAGCCGTCCAGTCGGGCTGGACTCTCCAAGCGTACTCCTCAAGCGTGACGTCATGGACATGCATGGAACAGTCCAGTGATACATATCTGATAAA AGGTGATCAAGAGGTGGACGTGTTCGGATCTCCACACGCAGCGTACTTGTGTTTAGCTGTAACAAAAGTCACCGGTGCTTCTTACAGATACACGATCGTTGCAG ACGAGCAGGTGAATGCCGGAGGTGAGCGGGTTTCCATAATTTCTATCACGAGAAACGCCACTATAACCAGTGATTGTACAGCCGTAAGTCCGCCTGGGTTAGAGGAGTATCACGTGATCATCAAAGCAG ATAATGTTTCTGATGTCAAACAGTATTTCCCAGAGCCTTTGTTGGCAACACTGTATAATTCTAATTATACCAAAACTGATCCAACTTGTGACTCTGATGTCATATTAGACATGTGTTCCGACCGTACTGAAATGAACCGTACTGAGTGTTCAGCGGGAAACGGACAAGTTC TTGATAGTTTGCACCAGTGTGTTACTTACGTACAAGACGGCTCACAATATTTTGTGTCAGTGCTAAATCCAGCTGTCGTAGGAAGCAGTCAGCAACACTTCAGATGCCTT GCAGTGACGAAATTGAATAACCAAATATTCATTAGTGATAATAATGGCAGTTGTGCAAAAAACCAAGATCCACAAGTTAAACAAGCCAACGGTACAGAGGTCCTCGTTATGTACGCCAATG TGCTGTGTC CTTTCGTGACAAATCCCGAGGAAGACGATGTTGATGTTGGCCTTATCGTAGGAATTCTGATAGCCAGCCTTGTGTTCCTTACAACAATAATTGCcatatgtatttgttgtttgcGGAAGAAATACAGGGACAAAATATGGACTTTTTTCCGAACAAAATGTCAACGCAGGATCCAACAGAAAG ATGTCCAAACATCAAAGTTGTTTATGGTGAAGAAATCATCGACAAATGAATCAAACGATGATACTGATATTGATAGAAAGGAAAGTAAAACTAGTTCTATTTTGTTTGATAATTggaaaaagacaaaggattttAGCAAAGTAAGGTTGACAAACAAGGAAAATGAAGATGATCTGCAGGATAACGGTTCACGCAAAACCGTAACCATGACTACTCCTGTGGAATTTCTTGACGATACAAAGGGAGATATTGAGACGGGTAAAGCTCCAGTTGATGAAAGGGGAGGTATTCGATCTGATACCGGCGTTGATCATGCTATTTCCATGAATGAAATAGAGGATGAGGACGTGACTTTTCAGCTCGAGAAAACCAGTGAAGGTAAGCCAGAGTTTCGTCGTCAGACTACAGAGGACGATATGGAACAGTTGCGAAGAATTAACAAACaagttaattttgaaaaacatttatttaagaAAGAAGATACACCTCTTGATTCTGAAATGACTGCAAGTGAACGAATTTACTTTGAAAAGAGTGTTTTTGCGAATCAAAATGTCGAAGCAGAAATGTATTTAAATGAAACCGTGGAATCCCGTAGCTTGCCTATCATTGTGGAGGCTCATGAGGATAAAGATATACCTGAATTAGAATTAGAAAGTATTTCATCTAGTCCCATTCACACGACGGATTCTGTGTCAGTTTGTCAACAACAGCCATTGTCACAGATAGACAATGGTGAAGACGCAGGAGAAATAAAAGGAATGGTTATTGAGGAGATGGAATTTTCTTTGACAGAAGAACAGATCACAGCCAGATCAAGCCTTTCGGTAGCTTTATCGTCACGACTGAGTTCCAGGAAAGTGTCAACCGCCGAAACAATTGCAAAAGGATTAAGAGAATCGATTTCCCCATCAAAGCAAACTTCGGGAAAGATGAAGAAACAAAGGACATCATCTAGGTATTCTCTTCACTCAGCTCCAGAATTAAGATTAAAATCTTACAAATATCCAAAACAGAGTTCCTCTGACTCCCCTGTCATAACACGCACATCGTCTAAAATGTCCAAGCTAAAAATTGCAACACTCAAACGAAAAAGACAGGAATTCAACGATGTACCTAGGCCTGCCAAAATGAAGTTCAGGTGGATTTGA